The sequence ctttcctttctgtattttaaggCTGCTTCTCTTCACTATAGCATGCTTCCTATACATTGGTTCTCTAGACTCCTTATTGTCACTGATTTGATATTGCTGAGGGACTTCCTTCATGTTTATATGCAAATGGGAACTTCATTCATGATTTGCCTTGAATAAGATGTCAGTTACTTACAGGCTGGGACATATTGAATGACCATCCCCCATTGGAGTAGACTGATCTAATACCTATCCTATCCTTAAGACCAAAAATTGAGTGTTTCTTTATTCAATTAAGTATTACCATcaccagaaaataataataataatttaaaaagtgaaacagtgTCTTAGATGTACCAgtttctcaacaaaataaagaacatctttcatttttactACAGTACAATTTTGTGACCAATAATTAAGAAACTATGGTTTCTTTCATCTAATAATCCTGTTGTACTCTAGTTTGCAATTCCTCTTCCCAATGGGAGCCATTAAATCAGTAAGCATCCCCAAATATTGTCTTTTAACATTACCTAAAAGGACATATACACTATGTTTATGgtttattttgttcactgataGACTTCAATCAAGTTGAATATAATTGTGTTGTTCATTTTGATAGATCTCTGCTTTTCCTTCATGTGAAATTTACAGTTaatgttacaatttttatttgataaGTGTTTGCTATCATGAAGGTTGCTAAAATAAACATTCTTAGAGGGTTCCCAGCACCCATGTGTATGTAATTCTGCTGGATTCGTACTTAAGAGGAGAATTCTGTAGATGAAGGCAGATTACTCTAAATGGGGTAACAATTCACATGCTAGCATCAGAAGAGTTTCTATGGCTCGGCATACTATGATcagttttcttgttttactttaatcattttattttatttttttcatcatgataaatatACTCTTTAATCCCAATTCCCTGTTTCACACATCCCCCACCTAccacccctctggtaatcatTGGTTTACTCTTTattagttaaaagtctgtttcttaatttgtctctATCTCTATTTTCCCCctacttatttgttttgtttcttaaattttacctattagtgatatcatatgatatttgtctttctctgactgtcttattccacttagcattgtactctctagctccatccatgtcattgcaaatggtaagatttcattcttcttgatggctgagtaatatcccattgtatatttataccacatcttctttatccaattgTCAGCCAATGCACATTTGGGCTCTTTCGACAatttgactattacaaataatactaCAAGAAATATAGGGGTACATGTGcctctttgaatcagtattttgctctcttttggatatatacctagtagtgtaattactgggtcataacatagtctattttctttaaagcttTATTATGTTGCATTTCATATTTAGGTTTGCAAactatctggattttttttttataaatgtgaggtatgggtatatttttaaaaatacattcacttCTAATTAAATTAGTACAATTTATAAAAACTCATCTTTTCTATATTACTCTGtggtttttatatattcaagTGAGACCAGGAGCTTGGTATGtactgggctctctattttgtgcCACTGGTCTCTTTATCTATTGTTGAACTCTTTCCTCTGGTCTGAATTCCCAGTTTATAATGTCCTGATGCCCAGCAGAGTGAGTGCTCCCTCTCTACTTCTCTCCAGCAGTGGTTTGGCTATTGCTGGCTATCTTCATTTCCACAACAGTTTTAGAATCAGGTTGGTACATTACAAACACACATCTTGTACACATACAGATGGGATTTTTTTGTATTGTATTGAATTTGTGGTTCATACTGAGGAAAACTGACAcctgaaaattattattaatattttcaattattgaaaaatactgagttttaatccatgaacatgtCCTTGCAATCCATTTACTTTACCTCTCTAAAACTTTCCTCAAATTATCTTATAGTTTACTGGGTAGACTtcctgcatgtttttttttttttttaactagatttCTCTTAAGAATTTGATATATTCGATCCTATTTACATAGTGCTTTAATGTTAACTTATGTTTGCTTCTTTTGTGTGGAAATACATTGACTTTGTTTATTGATTATACATTCAGCACATATATAGGATTAATTTATTAACTCTAGTAATTTCAATGTAGATTCTGGAATATTTCTACATCTACATTTATATATGTTgccaataattactttaatacTTATCTTTCCAATTCTCACATTATTTCTTTGTCACTACAGAATCTAGTATTGCCAGTAAAATGATGAATACAAACTGTAAGACACAATCTTTTTCTTGGTCTCAATTGCAGAAAGacacatttcaatatttttacacATAATTGTGTTTATTAGCTCATATTCTAACACGTCTCTTTCTTATTGCCATGTATATGTGTCGTACCTTATGTAAACTAGTGAATGTGGgacccttcctctcctcttttcatttatcatttcttcattgttttcccttatcatttttaacttaataatatgtaaattttttttttttctgtaggtgAGTCCTATgggtgagattaaaaaaaagaaaccccagtgCCTGTCCTGATGGAAAATATTCCTTAACCTCTGATTaccaaagtaaattaaaaagtgttCTATTACAAATGCAATCTCAGACAGTTTACTGTACATGATTTACATCATACTTTTAGACTatcttattaatgtattttttaaaagatttagttatttatttactttggagaGAGAGGGATTGAGCACGTGTgaggggaaggacaaagggagagaatcctcaagcagactctccaccaagtGTAGAGTCCTaaaccagagatcatgacctgagctgaaaccaagttggatattctcaactgactgaggcaacCAGGCTCTCTTCTTACTAATGTATTTCTCTAAGTATTTAACTGCTTCTTCCATTGTATATGTAAGTTACATAacaaccagatttttttttccctctgaaatccACGATTGTAACGATATCATATGGTAACACAACGTATTATATAGTGATACAAAGCTATTTTAGACATCACAGATCAGACCAGTTACCATGTGAATACTCCTTTAGTGACCACAGTGTCACATGGAGCAGAAGAATCACTCAGTGGGTCCTGCCCCAATTCCTGACCCTTGTTCTAAGCTACAAACCTAGGGTGTGATTTGTTATGCAACAGTAAAAAACTGAAACGGGACACTTCCAAATGGTTATGAAATCAACATTCTTACCTTTCCTTCCATTATTTCTCTAGATGGTTAATATGTTTTAGTCACAGTTATTCTAGGAACATTCTCTTTTCTGAAAGGAGTACCTTAattgttctgtatttttagaTGTTATTATTGATGCCATGATAACTCTCTAAATAAGAGAACTAACTGATTTATAAATTATggatattatttaaatgtatagaGAAgagatacaataaataaataccttaaaacaataaaaaaactgtATACAAACTACATTATTTTCCAATCAAGTTTGATTGAAAATATATCCAAAtgggttttctgtattttaatgggAAGCATCTAAAGAAGTATAAGACTTTTGCTTCTTAACGGTAACTTTTGTCGGTTTAGTATAATGATTCTCTTTTCTCACTTATCCTCCTTTCATCCAGAAGGACTTgacaaaataatgcaaaaatatcAGAAACGCTGCTATAGTAATCTCAATTCTATGTtccaccaaaagaataaaaaaattaagtcaagtAATCTTAGAGAATGGGTGAATCCTTTTGGGAACAAAGGAGTCCAATCCCATACATATAGTATGTCTGAAAAGCACAGTACACTCACTTTTTGCATTAATAAAATCTAAGTTAAGAAATTATCAAAACATCACTGGTCATGATGCAGCCATATAGCAAAAGCATATGTCAAAGAGAAATCAGGCtgactatagaaaaaaaaaaaagcagattgtGAAAGTTGCATTGCCGTCTTACCAATTTCTAAATATCCATAATCAAagagctttttttgttttagtctttcCTTTGGTGTTCTCAAAATCATaacaaagaaaattcagtttgATGAGTGGTAAAATGTCTCATAAAAGTATAATCATGTAGATATTTAGCAAATATTCTCCAAAGGCTTACCATATTTACAATCGAATAATttcatgagaagaaaaaaagactgttaCATAAAAGGAAGAGTATCAAAGACATTCAGTAGACCATCTTTTAATTGCAAGTTCCTGAAATAAAGCCCATttgctctaagaaaaaaaaataaaataaagactataatTTTTAGGTGGAAAAAAAGTATATGGCAACAAATACTAgataagaaaaattacattttttcagtAAAACATAACAAGTAGTTACTAGTAATATTGAAGGAGAAGTAGAGTGGTGGCCTGAATATGGAATTGGCTGGATActtagtttcttaatttcttaattggCATGACCACCTTGTGGATATAATCCTGATATTAGAGTCCAGCAAAAAATAACAAGTTCAACAATGAGTACAGGTAATTATTGTATAGTTAggtaggaaaacaaaatgaatactaATTTTTGATTGCACAATGgcagaattaaataagaaaactgacaaTGAGTTCAAATCAGCAACTAATACATTAAACTTCAAGGCAACAATTTCCTCAAGGCTATCATGACATCCTTATTTCTCAGAGTGTATATCATGGGATTAAACATTGGGGTGACGATGgtatagaaaagagagagaaacttgtCTGTTTTGGAGGAATGTTTAGCTTTGGGCCGTAAATATGTAATAATTGCAGATCCAAAAAACATGGCCACAATTATGACATGAGATGAGCAGGTGGAGAAAGCTTTGGTTCGTCCTGTTGCTGATGGCAACCTCAGGATGGTAGAGATGATTTTACTGTAGGATCCAAGAATCAATAGAAAAGGGATCATAACAAAAAGCATAGCAACTGTGAAGACTAACATCTCATTCAGGAAAGTGTTCCCACAAGCCAGACTGAGTAGTGGGGGAATGTCACAGAAGAAGTGATTGATTTGGTTGGACCCACAATATGGCAGAGAGAAAATCTGGCATGTCTGTCCTATCTCAACCAGAACGCCTGTGATCCAGCAGGCTGCCACCAGCTGGACACAGACCTTGTGGTTCATGACGAGAGGGTAGTGCAGAGGGTTACAAATGGCAAtgtagcggtcataggccatcaccaTCAGAAGGAGGCACTCTACGTTTCCAAGCATAAGCACAAAACTCATTTGTGTTGCACAGGCAAACAAAGAGATACTTCTTTTTTGAGTCCAAAGATTTGTGAGCATTCTGGGAAGAGTGGCAGATACAAAACAGActtccaagaaggaaaaattactaaggaaaaaatacatgggaGTCTGGAGAGCCTGGTCAACCCTGGTTATGAGAACAATAATGCCATTTCCCATCAGAATTATCACGTAGACAAagaagaatattatgaaaagaaacatttgaagaTTGGGATAATCAGAAAATCCCAAAAGAATAAATTCCATCATTGAAGTGAGATTTACTTCTGCTGGgtttttttccatctgtgaaaacaataaaattagcCAGTTATCTTTTGAGGgctgttttccagttttttgtttgtttgtttgttttgatttatttatttatttatttattttaatttctaatggaCTAAAGGGACTTGGGGGAATTAGCACATACAATTTCTATTGTTTACTAATTTCCAACTTTTTACATCCTGGGCTCTAAGAACACAACTGAAGTATAATAGAGAATACATGCTAAATTCTAAATATATCAATGTATTTGATATTTAAGGCTAGGTTTGGATTTGGAAGAAAGTGATATGTTCTagaattattaattttgaatttttgtatgtttgtgtgtagaCCAAAttagtccatttttttcttcgTATCAACAAGCAGAATTCTGAGGCAGAAACTTTTACATCACATTTTCTCATTGGTATATTACCatcatatttcaaattattattttttttcttgtaatttctcCACTCTTCCAAGTATAAGGCATGCCTTTCTTTTCACACGGTACAGTTGTAACTGTTACTATTCATGTATGCATGTTATTTGAAaccatctggtttcatttatttatcaaaataaatagtCTTCAGGTATTACAAAGcaagatcttttatttatcttactCAAAGATGCAGTAAATGTTTTAGTGTTTTTTGAGCTATTGATTACTTAATTAATAATGACAATATTAAAGGAATTACATTGATGATATGGTTTCTAAAACTCTGCCTAGTAAATTTATCTTTCAGTGACTTGCTATCTGCCATTGGCTATTTTCATCTAACAATTTTCATTGTAATAATATTTCAGaggtgaaaaacataaaaatcataatggaatgctataaaatattttaaaatatcattattagtTTCCAGAAATACCAAAGacagagaatatatattttaaccagagagtgagcaagtgtaTTTGATCATgagtaattaattaataaaacttaCAGAGACTCAATAATTTCATATATTGAGATATAGGTGGACAATATAGAAATTTAAacaagaaagacaattacattATACCATCAAACAATATCTgagaaaacaaaggacaaaagTAATTTTAACTAAGTGACCATTGTGTTAGCCAAGAACGTGCAATAAGATCTCTCATGTATTCTAAAATGATCTTGAATTCTATGTTGGTGTCTTCATGGTATATTATAGGTGGAAGTACTTAAGCTCAAACAGTTGTATGACTAACCTAAAAACCCTTCTATTTGGGTCCCAAGATTCATGAGCATTCTGGGAGGGTAATGGATACATAGCAGAtttccaagaaggaaaagaaaattcaaagattttattacaaaaaacttaaaaaacaaaatctgcatGGTAACCTGGACAATGGGGCCCAgttcttcattttttagaaataatggCACCATTTTCCATCAGCATAAGGATATAGACAACTAAATCCTGTGGATTATCACTGTAAAATCCCCCCTGAAAGTTCCTTGAGGGTCATTCCATTACACTTTCTGAAAACAACCTAGGATAAAGAAACTATATCCCATTCAGCAGAGGCTCTGGAATGTTGGCTGTTGTGGAGACAGACTCTAAGCTTTGCCATATGACCTTACTTTCTTAATTGACTGCACTTTTTGACAATCCTATTATACTTTTCCATGCAGTTTTTTGTTTagtaacacttcttttttttagattttatttatttatttgacagagaaagagatcgcaagtaggcagagaggcatgtggAGGTggttggaagcaggctccccgatgagcagagagcctgatgtgggattccatcccaggactctgagatcaggacctgagccggaggcagaggtttaacccactgagccaccctggcgcccccagTAGCACTTTTTCATAAAGTgtcttttcacatatattttcagaCGCCAATTTCAGTCCTTCATTCCTCTGTCTTCACTTGTTGACCTTGAGCTTAAATGCCCCTATTATTAGGCTCAAATTATTAGATTTCTTTAATTGTTAGAACTGTTATCATctcatgaaaatatcttttagaaGACTTATCGGTGGAAAACATAAGAGggttttattcaaaaatattaactAGAGAACACtgattcagataaaaaaaaaaaacaaaaaactaaaggagaTCGAACTTGGGGAAACAAGGATAGCCAGAAATGTGTTCACTACCAGCGGTCTGTACATGTGTGGGTGCAGGGAGAAAAGATGTCTACGTCTGGTTTAACCCTGTACAATATGCACCCTCCATTGCCTTTGTTGGTCCTCCAAACATACTCCCTCAACACCATTTCTAAACTCACCATTCTTTAAACATAAGGATATGGGGCCTCACAAAATGTGGGTCCTTGACCAGTTGCACATGTTCATAACTGCAAactagtgggttttttttttttttttcatctttgaatccTTTTTCCAGGATTTATCATTTGTGTAAtgttaaataatcatttaaactTTCTAAATTTTGCTTCTTCATTTGTGAGAAATGAATGGGAGATTATTGATAACATTATTACCTATCAAATTTAAGCTGATTACTTATTAGCTGGGattaaataattacaattaggattatattttgttctttgtattctCCAGTGTCACAGTTCATTGCCAGCAGAATTTCATGTCATAGAGTTATTGTATCCTCTTGTGGGTGATCACTCTTTtccactcttctctttctcagggCCAGACTAgtgaggagaaggaggctctggAGAGTGATTTTAAGGGGGAAAGGGGGGAAATCATGCTCACGTCTGCTCTCGGGCCTGTATCTCCGTCTGAGTCCCTCCTTGATTGTTGCGTGCCCATGTCTTTTGGCTGACCGCAAGGTCCACCCAGCCTGTCCctcatctctccatctctccatcttgATGGGATTGGACATGGTTCATGAAACTTAGCCCCTGTGCAATGTCATAGGTGAGGAGTACAGTCCTCCACTGGTGGACGGAACTGAAGCCTGGCCACTCCACTGCTAGATTGAGACCTGGTGCAAGTTACTCTGTTCTCTCGGTCAAAAGTGATCCTGCTGTTGTTCCAATGCTTTGTGTCATTATgtgaattaaatcatttaatataCGCAAAAAAACTGGAAGAAGCCTTGGCATTTATAAAAGTTAACACATATGCTAGTTATGACCATTATAACTAAAAAATaggttttattcttctgcattaTATTCAGAGTTCTACACAACTTGGAAAAATGCCCTGCAAAAAACTTTTCTTTGTGTCACAcaattattagagaaatgcagTGAGATTTTAAAGTGATCACCAAATGTTATAGAAATCCCAaacaattggggtgcctgggtggctcagtaggttaaagcctctgccttcggctcaggtcatgatcccagggtcctgggatcaagc comes from Mustela erminea isolate mMusErm1 chromosome 9, mMusErm1.Pri, whole genome shotgun sequence and encodes:
- the LOC116600209 gene encoding olfactory receptor 10AG1-like, giving the protein MEKNPAEVNLTSMMEFILLGFSDYPNLQMFLFIIFFFVYVIILMGNGIIVLITRVDQALQTPMYFFLSNFSFLEVCFVSATLPRMLTNLWTQKRSISLFACATQMSFVLMLGNVECLLLMVMAYDRYIAICNPLHYPLVMNHKVCVQLVAACWITGVLVEIGQTCQIFSLPYCGSNQINHFFCDIPPLLSLACGNTFLNEMLVFTVAMLFVMIPFLLILGSYSKIISTILRLPSATGRTKAFSTCSSHVIIVAMFFGSAIITYLRPKAKHSSKTDKFLSLFYTIVTPMFNPMIYTLRNKDVMIALRKLLP